A DNA window from Halorubrum sp. DM2 contains the following coding sequences:
- a CDS encoding CoA transferase, producing MTDADGSDADGSDADDSTSRTAGGPANGGKILEDVTVLDLSTFVTGGFCSAMLANQGAEVVKIEQPGYGDAVRHSGPPFIKGESPYYWTLSYGKKSLELDLKNDDAKEALYELVEEADIFIQNFRPGTAERLDVDYDTLTERNENLIYLAISAFGQTGPWRERSGYDLLIQGMSGIMSVTGEADRQPVKVGLPMTDLITAMWAAFGATTALYRRERTGEGEYIDLGMLEATLPWLTKQAGMVFAGEETKRMGTKDPVLAPYQTFETKDGFINICILNEKLWGELCEALDRPDLPEDDRFETNADRVEHLDELEAEIEATLADKTTDEWIEVIAEDAGVPAGPVYSVEEALDNPQINARGTVTEIDHPELGEVPVIEHPLKFRNAESGFELPPPLLGEHNREVFRDHGYSEDEIDRLAELGVFGDDAGENAD from the coding sequence ATGACCGACGCCGACGGTTCCGACGCCGACGGTTCCGACGCCGACGATTCCACGAGTCGAACCGCCGGCGGTCCCGCGAACGGCGGAAAGATCCTCGAGGACGTCACCGTCCTCGACCTCTCGACGTTCGTCACCGGCGGCTTCTGCTCGGCGATGCTGGCGAACCAAGGGGCTGAGGTCGTCAAGATCGAACAGCCCGGCTACGGCGACGCCGTCCGCCACTCGGGTCCGCCGTTCATCAAGGGAGAGTCGCCGTACTACTGGACGCTGAGCTACGGGAAGAAGAGCCTCGAACTCGACCTGAAAAACGACGACGCCAAGGAGGCGCTGTACGAGCTGGTCGAGGAGGCGGACATCTTCATCCAGAACTTCCGCCCGGGCACCGCCGAACGGCTCGACGTCGACTACGACACGCTTACCGAACGCAACGAGAACCTGATCTACCTCGCGATCTCCGCGTTCGGCCAGACCGGGCCGTGGCGCGAGCGGTCCGGGTACGACCTCCTCATTCAGGGGATGAGCGGGATCATGAGCGTCACCGGCGAGGCGGACCGGCAGCCGGTCAAGGTCGGACTTCCGATGACGGACCTGATCACGGCGATGTGGGCCGCCTTCGGCGCGACCACCGCCCTCTACCGGCGCGAGCGGACCGGCGAGGGCGAGTACATCGACCTCGGCATGCTCGAAGCCACCCTGCCGTGGCTCACCAAGCAGGCCGGCATGGTGTTCGCCGGCGAGGAGACGAAACGCATGGGAACCAAGGACCCCGTCCTCGCCCCGTACCAGACGTTCGAGACGAAAGACGGGTTCATCAACATTTGTATCCTCAACGAGAAGCTCTGGGGCGAGCTCTGCGAGGCGCTCGACCGCCCGGACCTCCCCGAGGACGACCGCTTCGAGACCAACGCGGACCGCGTCGAACACCTCGACGAACTCGAAGCGGAGATCGAGGCGACGCTCGCCGACAAGACGACCGACGAGTGGATCGAGGTCATCGCCGAGGACGCCGGCGTCCCGGCGGGTCCCGTCTACAGCGTCGAGGAGGCGCTCGACAACCCCCAGATCAACGCCCGCGGGACCGTCACCGAGATCGACCACCCCGAACTCGGCGAGGTGCCCGTGATCGAACACCCGCTCAAGTTCCGCAACGCCGAGAGCGGGTTCGAACTCCCCCCGCCGCTTTTGGGCGAACACAACCGTGAGGTGTTCCGCGACCACGGCTACTCCGAGGACGAGATCGACCGACTCGCGGAACTGGGCGTGTTCGGCGACGACGCCGGCGAGAATGCCGACTGA
- a CDS encoding S26 family signal peptidase gives MDEGDRSTDADESAGRDERTRDGAEKDRGGSPDESKEEAPDESSDESAGENVDGEDGAGPAAGGDSVAEPDISGGERSDAEHASEPVADADGTEIGGESVEVEGAVGADGSAGRSGGRSESGRSPESERLAESEDFSESRDPSERSERPGAGEEESLLYRFRHDRDGALMWIREMLSSVAVVLLVGLLLFGVSGIWPPMVAVESGSMEPNMQVGDLVFVTEPGRLAPDAADNGVGVVTHETGESVGYRTFGSYGSVVIYTPPGRTGSPIIHRAMFHVTEGENWYDRADERYHNAVDCESLANCPAPHDGYVTLGDNNGAYDQASGLSPPVRAEWVNGVARLRVPYLGYIRLIATGQVELSEAIAQTVGAGIPAPDASGAAQASLGASNPAA, from the coding sequence ATGGACGAAGGGGATCGGTCGACAGACGCCGACGAGTCGGCCGGTCGAGACGAACGAACGAGAGACGGGGCCGAGAAGGATCGCGGCGGATCGCCGGACGAATCGAAAGAGGAAGCGCCGGACGAATCGTCGGACGAATCGGCCGGCGAGAACGTTGACGGTGAGGACGGAGCCGGTCCCGCGGCCGGGGGCGACTCCGTCGCCGAACCCGACATTTCGGGTGGAGAGCGGAGCGATGCGGAACACGCGAGCGAGCCCGTCGCCGACGCGGACGGAACCGAAATCGGCGGAGAGTCCGTCGAGGTCGAGGGAGCAGTCGGCGCTGACGGGTCCGCCGGGCGGTCGGGTGGCCGCTCCGAATCGGGTCGTTCCCCCGAGTCGGAGCGTCTCGCCGAGTCCGAGGATTTCTCCGAATCGAGAGATCCCTCCGAGCGGTCCGAGCGGCCGGGGGCGGGCGAGGAGGAGTCGCTGCTGTACCGGTTTCGTCACGACCGCGACGGCGCGCTGATGTGGATCCGGGAGATGCTGTCCAGCGTGGCGGTGGTCCTGCTGGTCGGGCTGCTGCTGTTCGGCGTCAGCGGCATCTGGCCGCCCATGGTCGCCGTCGAGTCGGGGAGCATGGAGCCGAACATGCAGGTGGGGGACCTAGTGTTCGTCACCGAACCCGGTCGGCTCGCGCCGGACGCGGCGGACAACGGTGTCGGCGTCGTGACCCACGAGACGGGGGAGTCGGTCGGCTACCGGACGTTCGGGTCCTACGGGTCGGTCGTGATATACACCCCGCCGGGGCGGACCGGATCGCCGATCATCCACCGAGCCATGTTCCACGTTACCGAGGGAGAGAACTGGTACGACCGCGCCGACGAGCGGTATCACAACGCCGTCGACTGCGAGTCGCTCGCGAACTGTCCGGCACCGCACGACGGGTACGTTACGCTCGGAGACAACAACGGGGCCTACGACCAGGCCAGCGGTCTCTCGCCGCCGGTCAGGGCCGAGTGGGTGAACGGGGTGGCCCGACTCCGCGTCCCGTATCTCGGGTACATCCGCCTGATCGCGACGGGACAGGTGGAGTTGAGCGAGGCGATAGCGCAGACGGTGGGCGCAGGGATCCCGGCCCCGGATGCGTCGGGGGCGGCGCAGGCGTCGCTCGGGGCGTCGAACCCCGCGGCCTGA
- a CDS encoding DNA-directed DNA polymerase II small subunit: MPLESNARIAKALAERGYNAEREAITLLAGATDPAAAVAAAVDHAPDEALRITADHVREATADTERSAASPDANGQSPVETGGSATRGAGETDAGSADAPTPETPTADASTADAPTADASTPDRSLDPDLRDIEVGNDMTGRSTGTGEYADFVTTFRDRYERLSKILRGRVNHRPAEAIADMPGGSDAAMIGLVNDVRSTKSGHWLVELEDTTGTFPALVMKDKGLADVVDEILMDECIAVEGTLADDSGILFADSLHFPDVPRTHRPGGADRHVQAALISDVHVGSDEFMADAWHSFTDWLHTPEADPVEYLLLAGDMVEGVGVYPDQDEELEIVDIYEQYEAFAELLKEVPADTEVVMIPGNHDAVRLAEPQPGFNDEIRSIMDVHDPQIVSNPATVSVEGVEVLMYHGVSLDEVIAELPEEKASYDEPHKAMYQLLKKRHVAPQFGGHTRVAPEERDYLVMEDVPDVFHTGHVHKLGWGKYHNVLAVNSGCWQAQTDFQKSVNIDPDAGYAPILDLDTLDMTVRKFS; this comes from the coding sequence GTGCCGCTGGAGTCGAACGCCCGGATCGCGAAAGCCCTCGCCGAGCGCGGCTACAACGCCGAGCGCGAGGCGATCACCCTGCTCGCGGGCGCGACCGACCCGGCCGCCGCCGTCGCGGCCGCGGTCGATCACGCCCCGGACGAGGCCCTCCGGATCACCGCCGACCACGTCCGCGAGGCCACCGCCGACACCGAGAGATCCGCGGCCTCACCCGATGCGAACGGACAATCTCCAGTCGAAACAGGGGGGTCTGCGACCCGCGGAGCCGGAGAGACTGATGCCGGGTCCGCGGACGCTCCGACTCCCGAGACCCCCACCGCGGACGCTTCGACCGCGGACGCTCCGACCGCCGACGCTTCGACCCCCGACCGCTCCCTCGACCCCGACCTGCGCGACATCGAAGTCGGAAACGACATGACGGGTCGCAGCACCGGGACCGGCGAGTACGCCGACTTCGTCACGACCTTCCGCGACCGCTACGAGCGACTCTCGAAGATCCTCCGCGGCCGCGTCAACCACCGGCCCGCCGAGGCGATCGCGGACATGCCCGGCGGCAGCGACGCCGCGATGATCGGCTTAGTCAACGACGTGCGCTCCACCAAGTCGGGCCACTGGCTCGTCGAGTTGGAGGACACCACCGGGACCTTCCCCGCCCTCGTGATGAAGGACAAGGGCCTCGCCGACGTCGTCGACGAGATCCTGATGGACGAGTGTATCGCGGTCGAGGGGACGCTCGCGGACGACTCCGGTATCCTCTTCGCCGACTCGCTCCACTTCCCGGACGTCCCCCGGACCCACCGCCCGGGCGGGGCGGACCGCCACGTTCAGGCCGCGCTGATCTCCGACGTCCACGTCGGCAGCGACGAGTTCATGGCCGACGCGTGGCACAGCTTCACCGACTGGCTCCACACCCCCGAGGCGGACCCGGTCGAGTACCTGCTGCTCGCGGGCGACATGGTCGAGGGCGTCGGCGTCTACCCCGACCAGGACGAGGAGCTTGAGATCGTCGACATCTACGAGCAGTACGAGGCGTTCGCGGAACTCCTCAAGGAGGTCCCCGCGGACACCGAGGTCGTGATGATCCCGGGCAACCACGACGCGGTCCGGCTCGCCGAACCGCAGCCCGGATTCAACGACGAGATCCGTTCCATCATGGACGTTCACGACCCGCAGATCGTCTCGAATCCGGCCACCGTCTCGGTCGAGGGCGTCGAGGTGCTGATGTACCACGGCGTCTCGCTCGACGAGGTGATCGCGGAGCTACCCGAGGAGAAGGCGAGCTACGACGAGCCGCACAAGGCGATGTACCAGCTGCTGAAGAAGCGCCACGTCGCGCCGCAGTTCGGGGGCCACACCCGCGTCGCGCCCGAAGAGCGCGACTACCTCGTGATGGAGGACGTGCCCGACGTGTTCCACACCGGCCACGTCCACAAGCTCGGCTGGGGGAAGTACCACAACGTCCTCGCGGTCAACTCCGGCTGCTGGCAGGCCCAGACCGACTTCCAGAAGTCCGTCAACATCGACCCCGACGCCGGCTACGCCCCGATCCTCGACCTCGACACGCTCGACATGACGGTCCGGAAGTTCTCGTGA
- a CDS encoding orc1/cdc6 family replication initiation protein, with translation MDEGDHTPRADDGTDPADGTDPDDQTEPDRSSDSDPDDPDPGDSEVDASGLDGRSRSDGDPDSDPDFGSDDDSEFGDDPTLDDDPTLDDDPTLDDSSELKDGSTTDGDDSSLDIGSDLDVDVGSNPDVSDPDSEPTPGSELSTDAGPEATGEPETTGIDNGGRDRSSPDVDLDGVVLDDDENQGLFDDLLSGEPIFENKEVLRPSYTPHELPHRNDQINRMATILVSALRGETPSNILIYGKTGTGKTASAKFVSQELESTSQKYDVPCEVEYINCEVTDTQYRVLAQLANTFIEENQAVIADELDRLEALRDDATDADGRPSGDATALAGTEFDSVEELDERIDELEADADEMEEVPMTGWPTDRVYSTFFEAVDYHERVVVIMLDEIDKLVEKSGDDTLYNLSRMNSELDRSRISIMGISNDLKFTDFLDPRVKSSLGEEEIVFPPYDANQLRDILQHRADTAFKPDALTDDVIPLCAAFAAQEHGDARRALDLLRTAGELAERSQAEIVAEKHVRQAQDKIELDRVVEVVRTLPTQSKIVLFAVILLEKNGVHNINTGEVFNIYKRLCEEIDADVLTQRRVTDLISELDMLGIVNAVVVSKGRYGRTKEMGLSVPVEETEAVLLSDSRLGDIENAQPFVQARFDN, from the coding sequence ATGGACGAAGGCGATCACACACCGCGGGCTGACGACGGCACTGATCCGGCCGACGGGACCGACCCGGACGACCAGACCGAGCCGGACCGTAGCAGCGACTCCGATCCGGACGATCCCGACCCGGGTGACTCCGAGGTCGACGCCTCCGGCCTCGACGGTCGATCCCGATCCGACGGCGACCCCGACAGCGACCCCGATTTCGGCTCCGACGACGACTCCGAGTTCGGCGACGACCCCACTCTCGACGACGACCCCACTCTCGACGACGACCCCACTCTCGACGATAGCTCCGAACTCAAAGACGGGTCTACCACCGACGGTGACGACTCCTCCCTCGACATCGGTTCCGACCTCGACGTCGACGTGGGGTCGAACCCGGACGTATCGGACCCCGACTCAGAACCGACCCCCGGATCAGAGCTCTCGACCGACGCCGGACCCGAAGCAACGGGCGAACCGGAAACGACGGGGATCGACAACGGCGGGCGCGACCGCTCGTCCCCCGACGTCGACCTCGACGGAGTCGTCCTCGACGACGACGAGAATCAGGGGCTCTTTGACGACCTCCTCTCCGGCGAACCGATCTTCGAGAACAAGGAGGTCCTCCGACCCTCGTACACGCCGCACGAACTCCCGCACCGCAACGACCAGATCAACCGGATGGCGACGATCCTCGTCTCCGCGCTCCGCGGCGAAACTCCGTCGAACATCCTCATCTACGGGAAGACGGGAACCGGGAAGACGGCGTCGGCGAAGTTCGTCTCACAGGAGCTCGAATCCACCTCCCAGAAGTACGACGTCCCCTGTGAGGTCGAGTACATCAACTGCGAGGTGACCGACACCCAGTACCGGGTCCTCGCCCAGCTCGCGAACACCTTCATCGAGGAGAATCAGGCGGTCATCGCCGACGAACTCGACCGCCTCGAAGCCCTCCGCGACGACGCGACTGACGCCGACGGCCGGCCGAGCGGCGACGCGACCGCCCTCGCCGGTACCGAGTTCGACTCGGTCGAGGAACTCGACGAGCGGATCGACGAACTCGAAGCCGACGCCGACGAGATGGAGGAGGTCCCGATGACCGGATGGCCCACCGACCGCGTCTACTCCACGTTCTTCGAGGCGGTCGACTACCACGAGCGCGTGGTCGTGATCATGCTCGACGAGATCGACAAGCTCGTCGAGAAAAGCGGCGACGACACCCTCTATAATCTCTCGCGGATGAATTCCGAACTCGACCGCTCGCGCATCTCGATCATGGGGATCTCGAACGACCTGAAGTTCACCGACTTCCTCGACCCCCGCGTCAAGTCGAGCCTCGGCGAGGAGGAGATCGTCTTCCCGCCGTACGACGCCAACCAGCTCCGAGACATCCTCCAACACCGCGCCGACACCGCGTTCAAACCCGACGCGCTCACCGATGACGTGATTCCCCTGTGTGCGGCGTTCGCAGCGCAGGAGCACGGTGACGCCCGCCGAGCACTAGATCTCCTCCGCACCGCGGGCGAACTCGCGGAGCGCTCGCAAGCGGAGATCGTCGCGGAGAAACACGTCCGACAGGCCCAAGACAAGATCGAACTCGACCGCGTGGTCGAGGTCGTCCGCACCCTCCCCACGCAGAGCAAGATCGTCTTATTCGCCGTCATTCTCCTCGAAAAGAACGGCGTCCACAACATCAACACCGGGGAGGTGTTCAACATCTACAAGCGGCTCTGCGAGGAGATTGACGCCGACGTCCTGACTCAGCGACGCGTCACCGACCTCATCAGCGAACTCGACATGCTCGGTATCGTCAACGCTGTCGTCGTCTCGAAGGGGCGCTACGGTCGGACGAAGGAGATGGGCCTGTCGGTTCCAGTCGAAGAGACCGAGGCAGTCCTCCTGTCGGACTCGCGACTCGGCGACATCGAGAACGCACAGCCCTTCGTTCAGGCGCGGTTCGACAACTGA
- a CDS encoding amidohydrolase family protein — translation MTQTIVRNGTVVSLDPDVGTLDEADILIEDGEIVEVGGGLSASNAEEIDASGHIVVPGFVDSHIHLAQTQVRGIAGDWSLMNEYFDHMLGNITGLYRPEDMYLGGLFGAFEKLHTGTTTALDWSYPNTLEHGERAVDALKDSGLRAVYTYGPPGDDSAKWWYESDVGLPEENIRQLHEDQIREDDLLSLALGLRGPDFCTDETARGDLELARDLGALSTIHMGAALWPSSEYGGDYQGFGCLEDLLGPDVNVAHGNHFSQEDIDHAIEQGVSFSSTPEVEMQMGHGIPVTGKVLEAGGRPAWGVDVCSNVSGDMGSQMRIGMQLQRMFDNQAVLEGDEEVTEVSISARDTLEMATIEGAKALQLDDEIGTITPGKRADLVLFDANDFMTAPSHSPVQTVVFQSDPSHIDTVLVDGEVVKRDGELTNPKVREEFDRFVASGERLFDEAGIDL, via the coding sequence ATGACACAAACGATCGTGCGAAACGGGACCGTGGTCTCGCTCGACCCGGACGTGGGGACGCTCGACGAGGCCGACATCCTGATCGAGGACGGCGAGATCGTCGAGGTGGGGGGCGGACTCTCCGCGTCGAACGCCGAGGAGATCGACGCGTCCGGCCACATCGTCGTGCCCGGATTCGTCGACTCGCACATCCACCTCGCGCAGACGCAGGTACGCGGCATCGCCGGGGACTGGTCGCTGATGAACGAGTACTTCGACCACATGCTCGGCAACATCACCGGGCTGTACCGGCCCGAGGACATGTACCTCGGCGGCCTCTTCGGTGCCTTCGAGAAGCTCCACACGGGGACGACGACGGCGCTCGACTGGTCGTACCCGAACACGCTCGAACACGGCGAGCGCGCGGTCGACGCGCTGAAAGACAGCGGGCTGCGCGCGGTGTACACCTACGGCCCGCCCGGCGACGACTCGGCGAAGTGGTGGTACGAGAGCGACGTGGGACTTCCCGAGGAGAACATCCGACAGCTCCACGAGGACCAGATCCGCGAGGACGACCTGCTCAGCCTGGCACTCGGCCTCCGTGGTCCCGACTTCTGTACCGACGAGACCGCCCGCGGCGACCTGGAACTGGCCCGCGATCTGGGCGCGCTCTCGACGATCCACATGGGGGCCGCGCTGTGGCCGTCCTCGGAGTACGGCGGCGACTACCAGGGCTTCGGCTGCCTCGAAGACCTGCTCGGTCCCGACGTCAACGTCGCCCACGGGAACCACTTCTCGCAGGAGGACATCGACCACGCGATCGAGCAGGGGGTCTCCTTCTCGTCGACGCCGGAAGTCGAGATGCAGATGGGTCACGGCATCCCCGTCACCGGCAAGGTGCTGGAGGCGGGCGGCCGGCCCGCGTGGGGCGTCGACGTCTGTTCGAACGTCAGCGGCGACATGGGCAGCCAGATGCGGATCGGCATGCAGCTCCAGCGTATGTTCGACAACCAGGCGGTCTTGGAGGGCGACGAGGAGGTCACCGAGGTCTCGATCTCCGCGCGCGACACCCTCGAAATGGCCACCATCGAGGGCGCGAAGGCGCTCCAGCTCGACGACGAGATCGGGACGATCACCCCCGGTAAGCGCGCCGACCTCGTCTTGTTCGACGCGAACGACTTCATGACCGCCCCGTCGCACTCGCCGGTCCAGACCGTCGTGTTCCAGTCGGACCCCTCGCATATCGACACCGTCCTCGTCGACGGCGAGGTCGTCAAGCGCGACGGCGAGCTGACGAACCCGAAGGTCCGCGAGGAGTTCGACCGGTTCGTCGCCTCCGGCGAACGGCTGTTCGACGAGGCCGGCATCGACCTGTAA
- a CDS encoding fumarylacetoacetate hydrolase family protein, with amino-acid sequence MRIGQYRTADDESPWTGVATDAGVIDLSTAGAAAGVDIGPKTTDLLVDWEWRRKADLAVEYAESTGVGLRDPADLDRAAPVDDPQKVVCVGLNYRDHAEEGDNPIPDEPVLFSKFPTSVVGPEDAVRWDPEYTEKVDYEAELVAVIGEETRRVDPDEALDRVAGFTVGNDVSARDLQHGDGQWVRGKSLDTFAPTGPDLVTTDEVEDLHALEIFAEVNGERLQESSTSNLIFGVDELVSFCSQAFTLKPGDLVFTGTPPGVGVYREPPVLLGDGDTVTVGVEGVGELTTDFETE; translated from the coding sequence ATGCGAATCGGACAATACCGAACCGCGGACGACGAATCGCCTTGGACCGGCGTCGCGACCGACGCCGGCGTGATCGACCTCTCGACGGCCGGCGCGGCCGCCGGCGTCGACATTGGCCCGAAGACCACCGACCTGCTGGTGGACTGGGAGTGGCGGCGCAAGGCCGACCTCGCGGTCGAGTACGCCGAATCGACCGGCGTCGGCCTCCGCGACCCCGCCGACCTCGACCGCGCCGCCCCCGTCGACGACCCCCAGAAGGTCGTCTGCGTCGGGCTGAACTACCGCGACCACGCCGAGGAGGGCGACAACCCGATCCCCGACGAACCCGTTCTCTTCTCGAAGTTCCCGACCTCGGTCGTCGGTCCCGAGGACGCGGTGCGCTGGGACCCCGAGTACACCGAGAAGGTCGACTACGAGGCCGAACTCGTCGCCGTCATCGGCGAGGAGACGCGCCGCGTCGACCCCGACGAGGCGCTCGACCGCGTCGCCGGTTTCACTGTCGGCAACGACGTCTCCGCGCGCGACCTCCAGCACGGCGACGGCCAGTGGGTCCGCGGGAAGAGCCTCGACACGTTCGCACCGACCGGTCCCGACCTCGTCACGACCGACGAGGTGGAGGATCTGCACGCTCTGGAGATATTCGCGGAGGTCAACGGCGAGCGGCTTCAGGAGTCCTCGACATCGAACCTGATCTTCGGCGTGGACGAGCTGGTCTCGTTCTGTAGTCAGGCGTTCACGTTGAAACCGGGGGATCTGGTGTTTACGGGGACTCCCCCCGGCGTCGGCGTCTACCGCGAGCCCCCGGTGCTGCTCGGCGACGGCGACACCGTCACGGTCGGCGTCGAGGGAGTCGGCGAACTGACGACCGACTTCGAGACTGAATAG
- a CDS encoding thiolase family protein: MPTDVRVSGVGMTRFESDSRRSLTDLAATAAERALADAAVDPSEVDALRFGNALAEALDESAGLANALAATLGLDGASADRIENTSATGASAFHRGVEGIERIEGSEGVGHSEGVGRGDDDIVLIVGAERMSAGDTRDVTEAISRLVHRREYAQGITLPSFGGLAAGAYLDRHDAPREALAAVAAKNHANAVDNPVAQFRKPIDVADALDSPVVAAPLRLYDCCPMSDGAAAVVLTRQETAGSSAPRVAGIASATGTHAVAERSDPLSIDSVSTAGARVFDRAGIGPDDVDVACIHDAFTVLELIELEELGFYETGTAWEATLDGETALDGDLPVNPGGGLKARGHPLGATGLSQIVELVWQLRGDLPANRRVDGAETGFAINVAGFGNNSVCTVLRA, translated from the coding sequence ATGCCGACTGATGTCCGCGTCAGCGGCGTCGGCATGACTCGGTTCGAGAGCGACTCCCGCCGTTCGCTCACCGATCTCGCGGCCACGGCCGCCGAGCGCGCGCTCGCAGACGCCGCGGTCGACCCCTCGGAGGTCGACGCGCTCCGCTTCGGCAACGCCCTCGCGGAGGCGCTCGACGAGAGCGCGGGCCTCGCGAACGCGCTCGCGGCCACGCTCGGCCTCGACGGCGCGTCCGCGGACCGGATCGAGAACACGAGCGCGACCGGCGCGAGCGCCTTCCACCGCGGCGTCGAGGGTATCGAGCGCATCGAGGGCAGTGAGGGCGTCGGGCACAGCGAGGGCGTCGGGCGCGGCGACGACGATATCGTCCTCATCGTCGGTGCCGAGCGGATGTCTGCGGGCGACACGCGCGACGTCACCGAGGCGATCAGCCGGCTCGTCCACCGACGGGAGTACGCGCAGGGGATAACGCTCCCCTCCTTCGGCGGGCTCGCGGCCGGCGCGTACCTCGATCGCCACGACGCGCCCCGCGAAGCCCTCGCCGCGGTCGCGGCGAAGAACCACGCCAACGCGGTCGACAACCCGGTCGCGCAGTTCCGAAAACCGATCGACGTCGCGGACGCGCTCGACTCGCCGGTGGTCGCCGCACCGCTTCGACTGTACGACTGCTGTCCGATGTCGGACGGTGCCGCCGCGGTCGTCCTGACTCGGCAAGAGACAGCGGGGTCGTCCGCCCCCCGCGTCGCCGGCATCGCAAGCGCCACCGGGACCCACGCCGTCGCGGAGCGGTCCGACCCGCTCTCCATCGACTCCGTCAGCACCGCCGGCGCGCGGGTCTTCGACCGGGCGGGGATCGGTCCCGACGACGTCGACGTCGCCTGTATCCACGACGCGTTCACGGTCCTCGAACTGATCGAACTGGAGGAACTCGGCTTCTACGAGACCGGCACCGCGTGGGAGGCGACCCTCGACGGCGAGACCGCGCTCGACGGCGACCTTCCGGTCAACCCCGGCGGCGGGCTCAAGGCCCGCGGGCATCCCCTCGGCGCGACCGGCCTCTCGCAGATCGTCGAACTCGTCTGGCAACTGCGCGGCGACCTCCCAGCGAACCGACGCGTCGATGGGGCTGAGACCGGATTCGCGATCAACGTCGCCGGGTTCGGAAACAACAGCGTCTGTACGGTGTTGCGCGCGTGA
- a CDS encoding YigZ family protein — protein sequence MTDAYRTVAERATARFEVRGSEFLGHVAPVDTVEAAEAFVEAVRDEYVDATHNVPAYRVPAGESSERAPGSDPMLREYSSDDGEPTGSAGKPALNVLQQREVRNVAAVVTRYYGGTNLGVGGLARAYSRAVKDGVDAAGVIEERPHRSLVVETEYDDSGTVRGVIESTGVEFDADYGQRVRFDLRVPVEEVEPLRERLNDATSGRVEIGE from the coding sequence GTGACCGACGCGTACCGAACCGTGGCCGAGCGCGCGACCGCGCGGTTCGAGGTCCGGGGCTCGGAGTTCCTCGGGCACGTCGCGCCCGTCGACACCGTCGAGGCGGCGGAGGCGTTCGTCGAGGCGGTCCGAGACGAGTACGTCGACGCGACGCACAACGTGCCGGCGTACCGGGTGCCCGCCGGCGAGTCGTCCGAGCGCGCGCCGGGGTCCGACCCGATGCTCAGGGAGTACTCGTCGGACGACGGCGAGCCGACCGGATCGGCGGGGAAGCCGGCGCTGAACGTCCTCCAGCAGCGCGAGGTTCGGAACGTCGCCGCGGTCGTGACCCGGTACTACGGCGGGACGAACCTCGGCGTCGGCGGGCTCGCGCGCGCCTACTCGCGCGCGGTGAAGGACGGCGTCGACGCGGCCGGCGTGATCGAGGAGCGGCCGCACCGAAGTCTCGTCGTCGAGACCGAGTACGACGACTCGGGGACGGTCCGGGGGGTGATCGAGTCGACCGGCGTCGAGTTCGACGCCGACTACGGGCAGCGGGTCCGGTTCGACCTCCGGGTGCCGGTCGAGGAGGTCGAACCGCTCCGCGAGCGGCTCAACGACGCGACGAGCGGACGGGTCGAGATCGGGGAGTGA
- a CDS encoding TetR/AcrR family transcriptional regulator translates to MSESQGGSASESAESPTENADADEGSGGETVSSKDTKEVIMEATFRALSKHGYKDLRMRDIGEEMDLTRQVIHYHFDGKYDLMSSFLEHIIDQYEGSVVVDGDADPRTELRARVDQCLFGPEFEEFSHWDRMKVYHELYTQAQNDGDHREIFNEHYERIRGSIVEVVEEGIEEGVFRDVDAERMGQLVTDVIHAARGRRISLGHEDAPEEARKAIDEFILESLEQTE, encoded by the coding sequence ATGAGCGAATCACAGGGCGGATCGGCGAGCGAGTCCGCCGAGTCCCCGACCGAAAACGCCGACGCCGACGAGGGGTCGGGCGGCGAGACGGTGTCCTCTAAAGACACGAAGGAGGTGATCATGGAGGCGACCTTCCGCGCGCTGAGCAAGCACGGGTACAAGGACCTCCGGATGCGCGACATCGGCGAGGAGATGGACCTCACCCGGCAGGTGATCCACTACCACTTCGACGGGAAGTACGACCTGATGTCCTCGTTCCTCGAACACATCATCGACCAGTACGAGGGCAGCGTGGTCGTCGACGGCGACGCGGACCCTCGGACCGAACTCCGCGCTCGGGTCGACCAGTGTCTGTTCGGGCCCGAGTTCGAGGAGTTCAGCCACTGGGACCGGATGAAGGTGTACCACGAGCTGTACACGCAGGCGCAAAACGACGGCGACCACCGCGAGATATTCAACGAGCACTACGAGCGTATCCGCGGCAGTATCGTCGAAGTCGTCGAGGAGGGCATCGAGGAGGGCGTCTTCCGCGACGTCGACGCCGAGCGGATGGGCCAGCTCGTGACCGACGTCATCCACGCCGCTCGCGGCCGGCGGATCTCGCTCGGCCACGAGGACGCGCCCGAGGAGGCGCGGAAGGCGATAGACGAGTTCATTCTGGAGTCGCTCGAACAGACGGAGTAG